The genomic segment GAAGTTCTCGGACATTCTACGCTACCAGCTTTATGAATGTAACCAGTCATTCGTATTGCTGAGCCGTGAGCTCCAATACCTTCAGAATTTTATCAGTATCGAGCAGATGCGCTGGGGGGATGAACTGGAGGTCAGCTGCCGCTGGTCACAATCCACAGAAGACCTGCACATCACACCACTTTTATTGATCTGTTTTGTTGAAAATGCCTTCAAGCACGTGGACCGTCTACCCGAACAAAAAGGGAAAATCAGTCTCCACTGTGTGGAAGAGGATGGTCATTTCCACTTCCGGATCAGTAACAGCTATCACGAATATCCGCGACAAGTATCCTCAGGCCCCTCGGGTATCGGACTGGAAAATGTCAAAAGGCGACTCGAGCTGCAATATGAAAATAACTATACCCTAACGATCGAAAAGCGGGACGACACGTTTTGCGTCGAGCTGAACATCGATCTCAACTGTTAAGTCATGATGGAACCTACAAAGATGAAATGCATCATCGTGGACGATGAACCGATGTTGCGGCAACATATTGCTGAAATGACCGATCAGGTTGATTTTCTGGATCTTGTGGCCACATATCCGTCGGCCCTTGCAGCAGCGTCCAGACTACAGCAGGGAGATATTGACCTGATGTTTCTGGACATTAATATGCCCTACCTCAATGGTATCGATTTTTTGGACTCGCTCGATACTCCGCCCATGTGCATCTTCATTACCGCCTATTCCGAATATGCCCTGGAGGGCTTCCGTCTGCAGGCCGTAGACTACCTCCTCAAACCCATCGTATTCCAGCGATTCTTTCAGGCTGCCACCAAAGCCTATCAGCAATT from the Sphingobacterium thalpophilum genome contains:
- a CDS encoding LytR/AlgR family response regulator transcription factor; protein product: MMEPTKMKCIIVDDEPMLRQHIAEMTDQVDFLDLVATYPSALAAASRLQQGDIDLMFLDINMPYLNGIDFLDSLDTPPMCIFITAYSEYALEGFRLQAVDYLLKPIVFQRFFQAATKAYQQFVQRSKSLQEPAPNDNMLFVRQGDAFVKISWTDIRYAESMQNYTKLHFRERTVTIHQTMLALEEALPGSHFFRIHKSFLVNVNHIDMISGGRVYIGEQELPISRTKREELLQNVVFKKLLSR